A single window of Leptospira semungkisensis DNA harbors:
- a CDS encoding host attachment protein — translation MKKKWVVVANRSEAKIFEYQGPTNGLKLVQSMENPEGRLRNSELVTGAGQASRSDFDFFHEPKKRVAAAFAGKLCDFVNLERKKDSFSNFILISEPGFMGMILGKLDDKSREKIYHKMPKDIVHEREASLMNHLKTVLM, via the coding sequence ATGAAGAAAAAATGGGTGGTGGTTGCGAACCGGAGTGAGGCAAAAATTTTTGAATACCAAGGGCCGACGAACGGATTGAAGTTGGTGCAATCCATGGAGAATCCAGAAGGAAGACTTAGAAATTCCGAACTGGTAACCGGGGCTGGACAGGCTTCTAGATCCGATTTTGATTTTTTTCACGAACCTAAGAAGAGAGTGGCGGCGGCCTTTGCCGGTAAACTTTGTGATTTCGTAAATCTTGAAAGAAAGAAGGATTCTTTTTCCAATTTCATACTGATCTCCGAGCCAGGCTTTATGGGAATGATCCTAGGCAAACTGGACGATAAATCTCGAGAAAAGATCTATCATAAAATGCCAAAGGACATTGTTCATGAGAGAGAAGCTAGTTTGATGAATCATCTCAAAACTGTTTTGATGTGA